Proteins encoded within one genomic window of Arachis ipaensis cultivar K30076 chromosome B08, Araip1.1, whole genome shotgun sequence:
- the LOC107613867 gene encoding F-box/kelch-repeat protein At3g23880 has translation MLTDHNDAETKAGTELVSCPTARTRKLADVSDENMMEILLRFPARTLASLRSVCTSWRNLISSPPFTCNHLRRSCLLDPTLTTLRIAYCTWAYRNDVRCGTIGLLSVHSILDNPSEPTQVDCFREQRYYGIIGSCNGLLCLVDEHAYKYMHAILWNPCTGFTFESPEISGEVRFCGFGYDYLSDSYKIFATIRTEGPSNFEFSTRIYTFGPTSSWRKIDDIPVALFGVPSDNPSWDVNREGEFFGSSRLCTLNWCVNYVVLYFDLGKETYGHFSLPDSEIDLDHPYYFSRGCTHLCVLRNCLSLCYGHKSTYEWIVWQMKEYGDAQSWTKLAVIPVYEKFTYPDPCRCFQPLYISESDVLLAFCPFFGIVLCNLNDGSVDFPEIDNSGMGNHPAFSQCVGYRMACIYHDSLVSPNGLQSNSSKMLLRFIKPKLKPIDS, from the coding sequence ATGCTGACTGACCATAATGATGCGGAGACGAAGGCAGGGACGGAACTGGTCAGTTGCCCCACGGCAAGAACGCGGAAGCTGGCAGATGTTTCGGATGAGAATATGATGGAAATCTTGCTGAGGTTTCCGGCAAGGACGCTTGCTTCCTTAAGGAGCGTGTGCACTTCATGGAGAAACCTAATTTCCTCCCCTCCTTTCACCTGTAACCACCTTCGTCGTTCATGCTTACTTGATCCAACTTTGACTACGCTACGAATTGCTTATTGCACTTGGGCTTACAGAAATGACGTCAGATGCGGTACTATCGGACTTCTCTCCGTACACTCAATCTTGGACAATCCTTCCGAGCCTACTCAAGTCGATTGCTTCAGGGAACAACGCTACTACGGAATCATTGGTTCTTGCAATGGATTGTTATGCTTGGTTGATGAACATGCCTACAAATACATGCATGCCATCTTGTGGAACCCCTGTACGGGATTCACATTCGAATCACCGGAAATCAGCGGCGAAGTCCGCTTTTGTGGCTTTGGTTACGATTATCTCAGTGACAGTTACAAAATTTTTGCAACTATAAGGACGGAAGGGCCATCTAATTTTGAGTTTAGTACCAGAATTTATACATTTGGGCCAACTTCGTCATGGAGAAAAATTGATGATATCCCAGTAGCCCTATTTGGTGTCCCAAGTGACAATCCTAGTTGGGATGTTAATAGGGAAGGGGAATTTTTCGGTAGTAGCAGATTATGCACTCTTAATTGGTGTGTTAATTACGTGGttctttattttgatttgggtAAAGAGACTTATGGTCATTTTTCTCTGCCTGATAGTGAAATAGATTTAGATCATCCTTATTATTTTTCAAGGGGGTGCACTCACTTATGTGTCTTGAGAAATTGCCTTTCTCTTTGTTACGGGCATAAGAGTACATACGAGTGGATTGTGTGGCAGATGAAGGAATACGGAGATGCTCAATCTTGGACTAAATTGGCAGTGATTCCGGTCTATGAAAAATTCACTTATCCAGATCCTTGTCGTTGTTTTCAACCTCTTTACATCTCGGAAAGTGATGTTCTTTTGGCATTTTGTCCATTTTTCGGCATAGTTTTGTGTAACTTAAATGATGGGAGCGTAGATTTTCCTGAGATTGACAACTCTGGCATGGGGAACCATCCTGCTTTTTCTCAATGTGTCGGGTATAGGATGGCTTGTATCTACCATGACAGCTTAGTTTCACCAAATGGTCTTCAAAGCAACTCATCCAAAATGCTGCTGCGCTTCATCAAACCCAAACTCAAGCCTATTGACTCTTAA